In Chrysemys picta bellii isolate R12L10 chromosome 3, ASM1138683v2, whole genome shotgun sequence, a single genomic region encodes these proteins:
- the LOC135982233 gene encoding uncharacterized protein LOC135982233 — MQSSPAVMAVQSGNRKRAPAWTDREVLDLIAVWGDESVLSELRSKRRNAKIYEKISKDMAERGYSRDATQCRVKIKELRQGYQKTKEANGRSGSQPQTSRFYEALHSILGAAATTTPPVTVDSEDGILSTAGSSDMLGDGEDEEGDEEGEAVGSSHNADFPDSQDLFITLTEIPYEASPAITPDTESGEGSATPSATVSQPSLESHSQRLARIRRRKKRTREDMFSELMASSQAQAAQQTQWRENLTRMHQANMDREERWRQEDQQATQTLLGLLREQTDTLRRLVDVLQERRQEDRAPLQSISNRPPPPPSPIPTSPKVQRRRGGRVPANSHSTPAESSSSRRLSFPKI, encoded by the exons atgcagagctctccagcagtgatggccgtgcagtctgggaatagaaagagagccccagcatggactgatcgtgaagtcttggatctcatcgctgtgtggggcgatgagtccgtgctttccgagctgcgatccaaaagaaggaatgcaaagatctacgagaagatctctaaagacatggcagagagaggatacagccgggatgcaacgcagtgccgcgtgaaaatcaaggagctgagacaaggctaccagaagaccaaagaggcaaacggacgctccggatcccagccacagacatcccgtttctacgaggcactgcattccatcctcggtgctgccgccaccactaccccaccagtgaccgtggactctgaggatgggatactgtccacggccggttcctcagacatgttaggggacggggaagatgaggaaggagatgaggagggcgaggcagttggcagctctcacaacgctgatttccccgacagccaggatctcttcatcacccttacagagatcccctacgaagcgtccccagccattaccccggacacagaatctggtgaaggatcagcca ccccgtctgcgactgtctcacaacctagcctggaatcacactcccagaggctagcgcggattaggcgtaggaagaagaggacacgggaggacatgttctctgagcttatggcctcttcccaagcccaggcagcacagcagacccagtggcgggagaacttgacccgaatgcaccaagccaacatggatcgggaggagaggtggcggcaggaagaccagcaggcgactcaaacgctgcttggactactgagggagcaaacggacacgctccggcgccttgtggatgttctgcaggaacggaggcaggaggacagagccccgctgcagtccatctctaaccgccctcccccgccaccaagtcccatacccacctcacccaaagtgcaaagaaggagaggcggcagagtccctgctaactctcactccacccctgcagagagctctagtagcagaaggctctcatttcccaaaatttga